A genomic stretch from Mytilus edulis unplaced genomic scaffold, xbMytEdul2.2 SCAFFOLD_1471, whole genome shotgun sequence includes:
- the LOC139506749 gene encoding FK506-binding protein-like, producing MRSQLIICFGLAVISTIYAQSGESGLVIDVIQAPPPDCARKVQKHDMVVLHYEGFFENGTKFDSSRERVGAVPFQFQLGLGAVIKGWEEGLLGMCVNEKRKLTIPSNLAYGEKGSGEVIPPNANLMFEIELLQVHDGPKPPNVFRMIDIDNDKFLTRDELIMYLSHQAVQQGIPVDLASQQQQKVLHDLFETEDKDKDGKISHEEFTGPKHDEL from the exons ATGAGGTCCCAATTAATAATTTGTTTCGGGTTGGCAGTTATAAGTACAATTTATGCACAATCTGGAGAATCCGGATTAGTTATAGATGTTATCCAGGCGCCACCGCCAGACTGCGCAAGAAAAGTTCAGAAACATGATATGGTTGTTTTGCATTATGAAGGTTTCTTTGAAAATGGAACCAAATTCGACTCAAG TCGCGAGAGAGTAGGAGCTGTTCCATTCCAGTTTCAGTTAGGACTTGGTGCCGTCATCAAAGGATGGGAGGAGGGTCTACTCGGCATGTGTgtcaatgaaaaaagaaaattaacaattccATCAAATCTAGCATATGGAGAAAAAGGATCAG GTGAAGTGATCCCTCCAAATGCCAATCTAATGTTTGAGATAGAATTACTACAAGTCCACGATGGACCCAAGCCACCAAATGTATTCAGAATGATTGATATTGACAACGATAAATTCTTAACAAGAGATGAG TTAATCATGTACCTGTCCCATCAAGCCGTACAGCAGGGGATACCAGTTGATTTAGCCTCTCAACAGCAACAGAAGGTCCTTCACGATTTATTTGAAACAGAAGACAAAGATAAAGACGGGAAAATTTCCCATGAAGAATTCACTGGACCAAAACATGACGAATTATAA